In Raphanus sativus cultivar WK10039 chromosome 5, ASM80110v3, whole genome shotgun sequence, the following proteins share a genomic window:
- the LOC108858081 gene encoding putative cyclic nucleotide-gated ion channel 19, whose translation MAPPSENDELPILLPVPEATSRDQTRALHSRNRSVSFSSSTSYSTNRVDNSNVFGSGPLYSTRRPDQSLSLPSHVQPPESSLSSSTVDVPSEEDECVLKNANLLKSGELGMCNDPYCTTCPSYYNSQTAKFHTYKVLSDSRTHSALYDDAKGWAKRFASCFRRFVPGIINPHSKYVQMWNRFLAYSCLLSIFIDPAFVFLLYMSSDKKCTEIDWPKARIFVLLRSMSDLIFFINMMLQFRLAYVAPESTVVGAGQLVVHPGKIACNYLIGKFPIDVLIVLPLPQRMIFSILPASLGTPKSEFEQNMIITVFVLQYIPKLIRLLPLIVGQSPTGFIFESAWANFIINILTFMFAGHAVGSFWYLGGLLRVKKCLFQAGNFTMDDRINLIDCTNEVSYPRAVWSDSESVNACFQEDGFSFGIYLKAVNLTTEPNIFTRFSFSLFWGFQQISTLAGNQTPSYSLGEVYLTMGIIGLGLLLFAWLIGNMHNFLQALDRRRTEMMLRQRDVKQWMSHRLLPQDIRKRVREAERFNWAATRGVNEELLFKNMPDDLQRDIRRHLFIFLKKVRIFSVMDEAVLDAIRERLKQRTYIRSSMVLHRGGLVEKMVFIVRGEMESIGEDGSVLPLSEGDVCGEELLTWCLERSSVHPGTSFVDSMCS comes from the exons ATGGCTCCCCCGAGTGAAAACGACGAGCTCCCCATACTTCTTCCAGTTCCAGAAGCAACATCTCGTGATCAAACTAGGGCTTTACACTCGAGGAATCGTAGCGTTTCCTTCTCTAGTTCAACTTCGTACTCCACTAACAGAGTTGACAACTCAAATGTTTTTGGTAGTGGTCCTCTTTACTCTACTCGTAGACCTGATCAGTCTTTATCCCTTCCCTCTCATGTTCAACCTCCTGAATCCTCCCTCTCCTCCTCTACCGTTGATGTTCCTTCTGAAGAAGATGAGTGCGTCTTGAAAAACGCAAACCTATTGAAATCTGGAGAGCTAGGGATGTGTAATGATCCTTACTGTACTACTTGTCCTTCTTACTACAACAGCCAGACTGCTAAGTTTCACACTTACAAAGTACTTTCTGACTCTAGG ACTCACAGTGCTCTATATGATGATGCTAAAGGCTGGGCTAAGCGGTTTGCTTCCTGTTTTCGTAGATTCGTACCTGGAATCATTAATCCTCATTCCAAATACGTTCAAATGTGGAATCGTTTCTTAGCCTATTCATGCTTGTTGTCTATCTTTATAGATCCTGCCTTTGTATTCCTCTTATATATGAGTAGT GACAAAAAATGCACAGAGATTGATTGGCCTAAGGCAAGAATATTTGTATTGCTGAGAAGTATGTCGGATCTCATATTCTTCATCAACATGATGCTTCAG TTTCGGTTGGCCTATGTAGCTCCTGAGTCTACGGTTGTTGGTGCTGGCCAATTGGTTGTTCATCCAGGGAAAATTGCCTGCAATTACTTAATAGGAAAGTTTCCTATTGACGTGTTGATAGTCTTACCTCTGCCACAG AGAATGATATTTTCGATACTACCAGCAAGCTTAGGCACACCCAAGTCAGAGTTTGAGCAGAACATGATCATTACCGTATTTGTACTCCAGTACATTCCAAAGCTTATTAGGCTTCTTCCACTTATTGTTGGACAATCACCAACCGGGTTCATATTTGAGTCAGCTTGGGCTAACTTTATCATTAATATTCTCACCTTCATGTTTGCTGGTCATGCTGTTGGTTCTTTCTGGTATCTTGGGGGGCTTCTG AGAGTTAAGAAATGCTTGTTCCAAGCTGGGAATTTTACAATGGATGATCGTATAAATCTTATAGACTGTACTAATGAGGTTAGCTATCCACGAGCTGTCTGGAGTGATAGTGAGAGTGTTAATGCTTGTTTTCAAGAGGATGGCTTTTCATTTGGGATCTATTTGAAGGCAGTCAATCTTACCACTGAACCTAATATCTTCACAAGATTCAGTTTCTCTCTGTTTTGGGGCTTCCAG CAAATAAGCACACTTGCCGGAAACCAAACCCCAAGTTACTCACTGGGGGAGGTTTACTTAACGATGGGCATCATTGGACTAGGGCTTTTGCTTTTTGCATGGCTTATCGGTAACATGCATAACTTCCTTCAAGCTCTTGATAGAAG GAGGACGGAAATGATGCTGAGACAGCGTGATGTGAAGCAGTGGATGAGCCATAGACTGTTGCCACAGGATATAAGGAA GAGGGTGCGAGAGGCTGAGCGGTTCAACTGGGCTGCTACTAGAGGAGTTAACGAAGAATTGCTGTTTAAGAATATGCCTGATGATCTTCAAAGAGATATAAGACGACATCTTTTCATATTTCTTAAGAAG GTGAGGATTTTTTCAGTGATGGATGAAGCAGTCTTAGATGCTATACGTGAGAGGCTGAAACAAAGGACTTACATAAGGAGTAGCATGGTCTTGCACCGAGGAGGTCTTGTTGAGAAAATGGTATTCATTGTGAGAGGTGAGATGGAGAGCATTGGAGAAGACGGTTCTGTTCTGCCATTGTCAGAAGGAGACGTTTGTGGTGAAGAGCTGCTCACTTGGTGCCTCGAACGTTCTTCTGTACACCCCGGTACATCCTTTGTTGACTCTATGTGCTCATAA
- the LOC108837608 gene encoding probable cyclic nucleotide-gated ion channel 20, chloroplastic produces MEKDDVPMLPVSDSSSASRSTTRPFTSRSRSVSHANTSSTIDGFDSSTVVLGYTGPLRTQRRPPPPLVQMSGPLSSTRSPDPLFLPPPTGDVPSSQTERYPSFPPLEHKNSEEEFVLKHAHLLRSGQLGMCNDPYCTTCPSYYNRKAAQIPTSRVSAIFDSTFHNHLYDDAKGWARRFATSVNRYLPGIMNPHSKFVQSWTKFFALSCLLAIFIDPLFFFLILVKQKDKCIVIDWPMATAFVAVRSVTDVLFSVNILLQFRLAYVAPESTVVGAGQLVDHPRKIARHYFRGKFLLDLFIVMPIPQILILWIIPAHLGISGANYAKNLLRAAVLFQYIPKLYRLLPLLAGQTPTGFIFESAWANFVINLLTFMLAGHVVGSCWYLFGLQRVNQCLRDACGNSDHECRALIDCRPGNSGGSLAAWRSNASAVACFQEDGFPYGIYLKAVNLTGHSSLFTRYSYSLFWGFQQISTLAGNQVPSYFLGEVFFTMGIIGLGLLLFALLIGNMQNFLQSLGRRNLEMTLRRRDVEQWMSHRRLPEDIRKRVREAERFNWAATRGVNEELLFKNMPDDLQRDIRRHLFIFLKKVRIFSLMDKAVLDAIRERLKQRTYIRSSMVLHRGGLVEKMVFIVRGEMESIGEDGSVLPLSEGDVCGEELLTWCLERSSVNPDGTRIKMLTKGCVSYRNVRCVTNAEAFSLSVADLEDVTSLFSRVLRSNRVQGAIRYESPYWRLRAARQIQVAWRYRRRRLQRLYTDQSSYSL; encoded by the exons ATGGAGAAAGATGATGTTCCCATGCTTCCAGTTTCAGACTCATCATCAGCATCCCGTAGTACTACTAGGCCTTTCACTTCCAGGTCACGTAGCGTTTCCCACGCAAACACTTCTTCAACCATCGACGGTTTCGATAGCTCGACTGTTGTTTTGGGCTACACAGGTCCTCTTCGAACACAGAGGAGGCCTCCTCCTCCTTTAGTTCAGATGAGTGGCCCTCTTTCATCTACTCGCAGTCCTGACCCACTCTTTCTTCCTCCTCCTACTGGTGATGTCCCCTCCTCTCAAACTGAGAGGTACCCTTCTTTCCCTCCTCTCGAACACAAAAACTCAGAGGAAGAGTTTGTGTTGAAACACGCACATCTCCTGAGATCTGGACAGTTGGGGATGTGTAATGATCCGTACTGTACCACTTGCCCTTCTTACTATAACCGGAAAGCTGCCCAAATCCCTACTTCTAGAGTTTCTGCTATTTTTGATTCCACT ttcCATAATCATCTGTACGATGATGCCAAAGGTTGGGCTAGGCGGTTTGCAACATCTGTTAATAGATACTTACCAGGAATCATGAATCCTCACTCCAAGTTCGTTCAGAGTTGGACTAAGTTCTTTGCCCTTTCATGCTTGTTGGCTATTTTTAtagatcctctcttcttcttcctcatattAGTCAAACag AAAGACAAATGCATTGTGATCGACTGGCCGATGGCTACAGCCTTTGTAGCTGTTAGAAGTGTAACAGATGTTTTATTCTCTGTAAACATTCTTCTTCAG TTCCGATTAGCCTATGTAGCTCCTGAGTCTACGGTTGTTGGTGCTGGCCAGTTGGTTGACCATCCAAGAAAAATTGCTAGACATTATTTCCGAGGAAAGTTTTTACTTGACTTGTTCATAGTCATGCCAATTCCACAG ATATTGATATTATGGATCATACCAGCACACTTGGGCATATCTGGGGCAAACTATGCAAAGAACCTTTTACGCGCTGCGGTTCTCTTCCAATACATTCCAAAGTTATATAGGCTGCTGCCACTACTTGCTGGACAAACACCGACTGGCTTCATCTTTGAGTCGGCTTGGGCTAATTTTGTTATTAACCTTCTCACTTTCATGCTTGCTGGTCATGTCGTTGGCTCTTGTTGGTATCTTTTTGGTCTGCAG AGAGTTAATCAATGCCTTCGAGATGCTTGCGGTAATTCTGATCATGAATGTAGAGCTCTTATAGATTGTCGTCCTGGAAATAGCGGTGGATCGTTAGCTGCGTGGAGAAGTAACGCGAGTGCCGTTGCTTGTTTTCAAGAAGATGGTTTTCCTTATGGAATCTATTTGAAGGCAGTCAATCTCACCGGTCATTCTAGCCTCTTCACAAGATATAGTTACTCTCTTTTCTGGGGGTTCCAG CAAATCAGCACGCTTGCTGGAAACCAAGTCCCAAGTTACTTTCTTGGGGAAGTCTTCTTCACCATGGGCATTATTGGTCTGGGGCTTTTGCTTTTCGCTCTTCTTATTGGCAATATGCAGAACTTCCTTCAATCTCTCGGTCGAAG GAATTTGGAAATGACTCTGAGACGGCGTGATGTAGAGCAATGGATGAGCCATAGACGGTTGCCAGAAGATATAAGAAA GAGGGTGCGAGAGGCTGAACGGTTCAACTGGGCTGCTACTAGAGGAGTTAACGAAGAATTGCTATTTAAGAACATGCCTGATGATCTTCAAAGAGATATAAGACGACATCTCTTTATATTTCTTAAGAAG GTGAGGATTTTTTCGTTGATGGATAAAGCAGTCTTAGATGCTATACGTGAGAGGCTGAAACAAAGGACTTACATAAGGAGTAGCATGGTCTTGCACCGAGGAGGTTTAGTTGAGAAAATGGTATTCATTGTGAGAGGTGAGATGGAGAGCATTGGAGAAGACGGTTCTGTTCTGCCATTGTCAGAAGGAGACGTTTGTGGTGAAGAACTTCTCACTTGGTGCCTCGAACGCTCTTCTGTAAACCCTG ATGGGACAAGGATAAAGATGCTGACAAAAGGTTGCGTTAGCTACAGAAATGTTAGGTGTGTGACAAACGCAGAGGCGTTCTCGCTGAGTGTAGCAGATCTTGAAGATGTAACGAGCTTGTTCTCAAGAGTCCTAAGGAGCAATCGAGTGCAAGGAGCCATAAGGTATGAGTCTCCTTATTGGAGGCTAAGAGCAGCTAGGCAGATTCAAGTGGCTTGGAGATATCGTAGGAGACGGCTTCAGAGATTGTACACTGATCAGTCCAGTTACAGTCTTTAG